The nucleotide sequence AcggcggggctgagcccccccaaactGTCCCCACGGGGTCACCCCAACAGTgcggctgagcccccccaaactGTCCCCACGGCGTCACCAGAAACCTTGAGGTGAGCCCCCCCCAAAACTGAGCCCCCCCAAACCATCCCCAGGGTCCCACAGGCCTGAGCGCCCCCCCCAAACCATCCTCACGGGGTCACCAGAAGCcacgagccccccccccccccccccccccaaaccaggAAGGCGCCTCCGGGGCGGGACAGACGTGGGGGTgcatggagggggggggtgtcccccaaAACCCGCTGCACCcccatgcgtgtgtgtgtgtgtcctacCTGTCCCCCggcagctcagcaccagccccagcacccccagcacccccatttcTGGGCACAGGccggctccttcctcctcctcctcccccccccaaaaaaaaacccaccctgggGGTGGTGCTTCGGGGGGGTGCAACCTGGCTGAACCCCAATATTAGCCAGCGGAGAAGCcacccctgtgtgtcccccccccccccatcgcaCCCTTTAGCagtgggaaaactgaggcacgtCCCTGcggaacaacttttttttttggggggggggggggggggggcggatacGTGACGCAGCTCAACCCCAATATTAGACAGCGGAGAAGCCACCGCCGCGgcgctgggtggggggggggggacgacacacacaGACGAGGACACGGGGCGCAGCCGCCAACGAGGGGTTTAATTGCTCCACTCCTGCACCGAGCTGCGCCGGCCTCTGCGCCGCGCTCAACCtaaggggggggacacacacaaaaGAGGGGATTTGGTgacgcctcccccccccccccaaccacgCGCCCCCACCCCATAATTTTTGgggtgtcccgtcccccccccccccccccgccgtgtccgGGCCGTACCGTGTGTGCTCCGTCGCGCCGCCCAGCACATGGCGGCGCCGAGAAGCGCCAAGAGGACGCCCAAGGCCATGGCGGCGCCGCACAGCGCCGTCTCCAGCACCTCGTCGGGGTCGGGGTTTTGGGGGActaaaaaaggggggtggggggtcacAACCAGCCCCGGTGTGTCCCCCCAGTGTCCCCTCAGTGTCCCCGCGCTCACCCCAGTAGGTGATGATGGAGGAGTTGTTGGCTTCTTGGGTGACGACGCAAGCGTAGACGTCACCGGCGTTGGGTGTCACCGGCAGGTAGGAGAAGCGGACGAAGGCCAAGTCGGCCGTGGGGGTGTAGTGGGTGTGGGTGACATCTCGGGTGACGGGGACACCGTCCACCTGCCACGCGATCTCCACCGCCGGCGGGAAGATGTTGCTCACCATACACACCAGGGTGGTGGGTTCACCCAACGCCGGCGGTGGCACCGGGAAGATGTCGGCCACCGGGATGCCTGCGGGGGGTTGGGAAGGGACGAGGTGGGGCGGGatgatggggaggggggggggggaagggaccTTGGAAGTCACCTGGGCCACAAGCGGGGCCACCTCCAACCAGATCACCAGATCTGGTTGCCCAAAGTTGCGTCCGTAAtatcatagaagggtttgggttggaagagaccttggaAGGTCAACTAGGTCATGAGTTGGGCCACCTCCAACCACATctggttgcccaaagccccatccatgGCATCTCGGAAGggtttggggttggaagggaccttggaagGTCAACTAGGCCATGAGTGGGGCCACCATCAACCAGATCTGGTTGCCCAACGTTGCGTCCGTAATATCATAGAAGGGTtggggttggaagagaccttggtTGGTCAACTAGGTCATGAGTTGGGCCACCTCCAACCACATctggttgcccaaagccccgtctaTGGCATCTCAGAAGGGTTTggagttggaaaagaccttggaagGTCACCTGGGCCACAAGCGGGGCCACCTCCAACCAGATCTGGTTGCCCAAAGTTGCGTCCGTAAtatcatagaagggtttgggttggaagagaccttggaAGGTCAACTAGGTCATGAGTTGGGCTACCTCCAACCAGATctggttgcccaaagccccatccatgGCATGTCAGAAGGGtgtggggttggaagggaccttggaaCGTCAACTAGGCCATGAGTGGGGCCACCATCAACCAGATCTGGTTGCCCAAAGCTGCATCCATAAtatcatagaagggtttgggttggaagagccCTTGGAAGGTCACCTGGGCCATGAGTAGGGCCATCTCCAAGCAGATCTGGTTGCCCAAAGACCCGTCTGTGGCATCTCAGAAGGGTTtgggcttggaagggaccttagaagGTCAACGAGGTCATGAGTGGGGCCACCTCCAACCAGATctggttgcccaaagccctgtccaacctgaccttgaatggcCCCAGAGCGGGTGGGACTGAGGGTGCCCTCAGCCAGGCTGGGTCTTTGGTTGCCACCACCCACCCAATTCCTCACCCACCAACTCCAACTGGGAGAGGAGCTTGTGGGGCACCACATCAAAGGGATGATGGTGGCACATGTCACTGATGATCTGGAGccgtactggtcccagtatggacccctggaGCCACCAGTTGCCACTGGTCTCCATCCAGACATGGAGCCATCGACCACGACTCTTTGGTGGCCACCACCCacccaattcctgatccaccaaCTCCAACTGGGAGAGGAGGTTGGGAGGCACCACGTCAAAAGGACAATGGTGGCACATGTCACTGGCAATCTGGAGccgtactggtcccagtatggacccctgagggcCACCAGTTGCCACTGGTCTCCATCcagacatggagccattgaccacGACTCTTTGGTTGCCACCACCCACCCAATTCCTCACCCACCAACTCCAACTGGGAGAGGAGCTTGTGGGGCACCACATCAAAGGGATGATGGTGGCACATGTCACTGATGATCTGGAGCcatactggtcccagtatggacccctgagggcCACCAGTTGCCACTGGTCTCCATCcagacatggagccattgaccacGGACTCTTTGGTGGCCACCACCCACCCAATTCCTGATCCCCCAACTCCAACTGGGAGAGGAGGATGTTGGGGACCACGTCAATGGTGGCCGCTGGCGAGCAGAGCCGGTGGCCACGCCAGCCCCACCTTCACCTACCCTTGGCCTCGGGCAGGAGGCCGGTGGCCACGTTCGTGATGGCCCGGCGCAGGTTCTGGCAGAACGTGGCGTCACGGAGGAGCTGGTCGGGGGGTTCCAGGGCCGGGGGCCACGGGGGGAAGTCGGGCAGCCGCGGGGTCCAGCGGGCGCCGGGGAAGTCGAACCAGAAGAGCTGGTCGTTGTCGAAGGTCAAGGTCAGCCCCAGCGAGGGCATGTCCGGCTGGCAGAAGAGCACCTCGGCCAGAGCGTGCGCCGGCGGCTctgcgggcagggcagggtgagggcaggggtgcgggcagggagggggtgcgggcaggggtgcaggcaggagggggtaagggcaggggtgcaggcaagaggacaggcagggagggggtaAGGGCAGGGTAAGGGTGGGAGGGGGTAAGGGCAAGGTgagggcaggggtgcaggcagggaggggttAAGGGCAGGGTAAGGGCAGGAGGGGGTaagggcaggggtgcaggcaggagtaCAGGCAGGGAGGGGGTAAGGGCAGGGTTAAGGGCAGGAGGGGGGTAAgggtgggggtgcaggcagggagtgggtgcaggcaggagggtgcCTGGCACTGTCATGGAGAGAGTGCaggcagggggtgcaggcaggagggggtaagggcaggggtgcaggcagggttgCGGACGGGGGGGTGCAGGAGAGGGTAAGGGCAGGGGGtacaggcaggggtgcaggcaggagggggtgcaggcaggggtacaggaaggggtgcaggcaggggtacgggcaggggtgcaggcagcggtacgggcaggggtgcaggcaggagggggtgcaggcaggggtacAGGCAGGGGTACGGTCAGGGGTGCAGGCAGGCGTATGGGCaggaggggtgcaggcagggggtgaAGGCAGGAGGGGGTACAGGCAGGGGTACGGgcaggggtgcgggcaggggtgcgggcagggggGGTGAAGGCAGGGGTACAGgaaggggtgcaggcaggggtacGGGCAAGGGGTGAAGGCAggagggggtgcaggcaggggtgcgggcaggggTACAGGCAGGCCCCTGCCTGCACGGTGGGCAGGGGTCGAAGGCTGCGTGGGCACACGCTCACCGTGCGAGGACACGGGCGTGACGCAGGCGTGTGCCCCAGTGCACGACCCCCCCGGCACTAGTGAACCCCCCCACAACCCCCCACACTACTGCAGCCCCTTGCACTACTGCACCCCCCCACAACCCCCCTTGCACTCCCCTTGCACTACTGCACCCCCCTTGCACTTCTGCACCCCCACCCTACCCACAACCCTTTTGCACGAGCGCACAACCCCCCCTTGCACTAGTGAACCCCCCCACAACCCCTTGCACtactgcaccccccaccccacccacaaCCCCCCTTGCACCCCCCTTGCACTCCTGCACCCCCCTTGCACTAGTGAATCCCCCCGCAACCCCTCGCACCATTGCACCCCCCTTGCACTagtgcaccccccaccccacccacaaCCCCCTTGCACTCCCCTTGCACTATTGCACCCCCCTTGCACTACTGCACCCCCACCCTACCCACAACCCCTTTGTACAAGCGCACAACCCCCCCTTGCACTAGTgaacaccccaccccacccccaaccccccttGCACCCCCCTTGCACTACtgcaccccacacacccccttgTGCTCCCCTTGCACCATTGCACCCTCCCTTGCACTACTGCACCCCCCTTGCACTAGTGCACCTCCCCTTGCACTattgcaccccccaccccacccacaaCCCCCCCTTGCACCCCCTTTGCACTattgcaccccccaccccacccacaaTCCCCCTTACACCCCCCTTGCACTAGTGCACACCCCCCCACAAACCCCCCCTTGCACTCCTGCACCCCCCTTGCACTAGTGCACCTCCCCTTGCACTATTGcacacccccccaacccccccttgCACTATTGCACCCCCCTTGCActcctgcaccccccaccccacccacaaCCCCCCCTTGcactcgccccccccccccgcacacgtgtccccgcccccccccgccccctgacCTCGTACCGTGGGTGCCGGCGGCGCCCAGCGCCCCCCACAGGCTCCCCCACAGGACCCCCCACAGCGCCGCCAGCCccccgctgcctcccgccgcACCCATCGCTGCCTCCGGCACCCACTGGGTGCTGCCGGGTGCGgacccggcccggccgcggcgccaatggcggggcccggcccccccccgtcACGCGTTGCTGGGGAGAAGGGCCCCGCGCGGCGCCCGGACCCGGCGGGGCCTAATTACGGGCGCTGGTTAATTAGGGGAGGAGGatgagcgccccccccccccgtgtgtgtgtgtgtgtgtgtgtgtgtgtgtgtgtgtgtgtgtgtgtgtgtctgtgtgtgtgtgtctgtgtgtgtgtgtgtgtgtgtgtctgtgtgtctgtgtctgtgtgtgtgtctgtgtctgtgtctgtgtgtctgtgtctgtgtgtgtgtgtgtctgtgtgtgt is from Strix aluco isolate bStrAlu1 chromosome 37, bStrAlu1.hap1, whole genome shotgun sequence and encodes:
- the LOC141917390 gene encoding class II histocompatibility antigen, M alpha chain, with the translated sequence MGAAGGSGGLAALWGVLWGSLWGALGAAGTHEPPAHALAEVLFCQPDMPSLGLTLTFDNDQLFWFDFPGARWTPRLPDFPPWPPALEPPDQLLRDATFCQNLRRAITNVATGLLPEAKGIPVADIFPVPPPALGEPTTLVCMVSNIFPPAVEIAWQVDGVPVTRDVTHTHYTPTADLAFVRFSYLPVTPNAGDVYACVVTQEANNSSIITYWVPQNPDPDEVLETALCGAAMALGVLLALLGAAMCWAARRSTHG